The following proteins are co-located in the Paralichthys olivaceus isolate ysfri-2021 chromosome 2, ASM2471397v2, whole genome shotgun sequence genome:
- the arhgap46a gene encoding rho GTPase-activating protein 39 isoform X4 — MLSRGWIEGRDASQRWQPVPGSKASMLVKVNSMSRNQPSPALQQQNLQHSVHSKANTFTLHPSTNKPQGGHISTTQGYKTAPSGKMAADTRQAHHLRKASNGSFCLVTSESSHPSPLLHRSQTSTPRPISPQYGCTVPIYDEPVSECPIYDEPPIDMEVEGAHLYNGQPLSRLTPTHSLQKPRQLQHPHPGSRHRRNPSSSDYSPAGLECIKHMVNVDPKQGLLSGSPVPTRSPSPSSRQDPVLTQPQPQAHSLPQPRGQLKDREPGTPGPSTLDKKQNWRVLEATVQRAMEARHSRQSSQASQDFPSSTPQATANYQDSGYSTGPSPSLRRKSRRRVGAGGGVGGRPGSVGSSGELCALNERLMAEMREVVSRSNTMREVRAGMDPDIGERVVVPRTRSPADSLRWYTGGSTGTCASREDLTGAPRSLNRAGNHGNPALTPVEIPGRQKRTFEKVDTLELSVTSQASLSSPETPGPPSQASTLELQAQLESRKKGMVDGRTASLGPHRPANHDKREGVDGAGGRAGGSSYPLSYATLRQPPPTDMGMEDWASKHLNMHKQGLFRRRVSIANMLSWNRGSIKKPMLVTSNRAVRKEACEMFKLVQAYMGDRPSRLDRRHCALLIITKCWDMPGLRDELYVQLVRQTTGNGSPRSLAAGWELMAVSLAFFAPSPKFRCYLEGYIQRHTEPTSDKKCESQTEQEVTQFILEQQELKLKKNSKSRKKRKQNTDEEEGLPVSTYAKFCHRKLQKVAITGGKKGLRKPTLEEIDHSRRAIITPSLFGSSLEEVMERQSELFPDRKLPWVQVQLSQYVLALGGAQTEGIFRVPGDIDEVNALKLQVDQWRIPENLSDPNVPASLMKLWYRELEEPLIPMNFYMQCVSNCDDPVAAIAVVQSLPELNRLVLCYFIHFLQVFAQPSNVAITKMDVNNLAMVMAPNCLRCQSDDPRIIFENTRKEMSFLRMLIVHLDTSFIEGVV; from the exons ATGTTAAGTAGAGGTTGGATTGAAGGAAG GGATGCCTCTCAAAGATGGCAGCCTGTTCCTGGTTCGAAGGCATCCATGTTGGTGAAGGTAAACAGCATGAGCCGTAACCAGCCCAGCCcagccctgcagcagcagaacctcCAGCACAGTGTGCACAGTAAAGCCAACACCTTCACcctgcatccctccaccaacAAGCCCCAAGGAGGGCATATAAGCACCACCCAGGGATATAAAACTGCTCCCTCTGGCAAAATGGCAGCTGACACACGTCAGGCCCATCACCTGAGAAAAGCCAGCAATGGCAGCTTCTGTTTAGTGACATCAGAAAGTAGTCACCCCAGTCCGCTCCTTCACAGGTCACAAACTAGCACACCACGCCCCATCTCTCCCCAGTATGGTTGCACTGTTCCAATCTATGATGAGCCAGTTTCAGAGTGTCCAATATATGATGAACCCCCAATAGACATGGAGGTAGAGGGGGCGCACCTGTACAATGGACAACCTCTGTCTCGCCTAACACCTACCCATAGCCTTCAGAAGCCGAGACAACTCCAGCACCCTCATCCAGGGTCCAGGCACAGGAGGAATCCTTCCTCCTCTGACTACAGTCCAGCTGGTCTGGAGTGCATCAAGCACATGGTGAATGTGGACCCCAAACAGGGGCTCCTATCTGGCTCTCCTGTACCCACACGCTCCCCTTCTCCTTCATCCAGGCAGGATCCTGTCTTGACCCAGCCTCAGCCACAGGCCCACTCTTTGCCCCAACCTCGAGGGCAGTTAAAGGACAGAGAGCCAGGGACCCCGGGTCCAAGTACACTGGACAAGAAACAAAACTGGCGGGTCCTGGAAGCCACTGTGCAGCGTGCCATGGAGGCACGACACAGCAGGCAGAGCAGCCAGGCCTCACAGGACTTCCCCTCCTCGACCCCACAGGCTACAGCAAACTATCAAGACTCTGGTTACTCAACTGGACCCTCCCCAAGtctgaggagaaagagcaggaggagggtaGGAGCTGGTGGTGGCGTAGGAGGCAGGCCGGGGTCAGTCGGCAGCAGCGGGGAGCTGTGCGCCCTCAATGAGAGGCTGATGGCAGAGATGAGGGAAGTGGTGAGTCGCTCTAACACCATGAGGGAAGTGAGAGCGGGGATGGACCCAGACATTGGGGAGAGGGTTGTCGTACCTCGAACGCGTTCCCCAGCAGACTCACTCAGGTGGTACACGGGAGGGTCAACAGGCACGTGCGCATCTCGAGAGGACCTGACTGGGGCCCCCCGGTCACTGAATAGGGcaggtaaccatggcaaccctGCCCTGACACCTGTGGAGATACCGGGGAGGCAAAAACGGACATTTGAAAAGGTGGACACCCTGGAGCTGAGTGTGACTAGCCAAGCTAGTCTTTCCTCGCCAGAGACCCCAGGACCACCCTCTCAG GCGAGCACCCTAGAGCTGCAGGCCCAGTTGGAGAGCCGAAAGAAAGGCATGGTGGATGGTCGGACCGCTTCCCTGGGCCCCCACCGCCCTGCCAACCATGACAAAAGAGAAGGAGTTGATGGggcaggaggaagagcaggaggatcCTCCTACCCGCTCTCCTATGCCACCCTGCGGCAGCCCCCACCTACCGACATGGGCATGGAGGACTGGGCCAGCAAGCACCTCAACATGCACAAGCAAGGCCTGTTCCGTCGGCGCGTCTCCATCGCCAACATGCTTTCGTGGAACCGAGGCTCCATCAAAAAGCCAATGCTAGTCACCAGCAACCGAGCAGTCAGGAAGGAGGCCTGTGAGATGTTCAAACTGGTGCAGGCCTATATGGGAGACAGGCCGTCACGCCTGGACCGCCGCCATTGCGCTCTGCTCATCATCACCAAGTGCTGGGATATGCCGGGGCTGCGGGACGAACTCTACGTGCAGCTGGTGAGGCAGACCACAGGCAATGGCAGCCCCAGGAGCTTGGCAGCGGGCTGGGAGCTGATGGCAGTCAGTTTGGCTTTCTTTGCCCCCTCGCCCAAGTTCCGCTGCTACTTGGAGGGCTACATCCAGAGACACACGGAGCCCACCAGCGACAAGAAATGTGAGTCTCAGACTGAGCAAGAGG TGACTCAGTTCATATTGGAACAGCAGGAGCTAAAGTTGAAGAAGAACTCCAAGTccagaaagaagagaaaacagaacacAGACGAGGAAGAGG GCCTGCCTGTCAGCACCTACGCCAAGTTCTGCCATCGGAAACTGCAGAAAGTGGCTATCACTGGGGGTAAAAAG GGTCTTCGTAAGCCCACACTGGAGGAAATCGACCACAGCAGGCGTGCCATCATCACCCCCTCCCTGTTCGGCagttctctggaggaggtgatggagagGCAGAGCGAGCTCTTCCCAGACAGGAAGCTACCCTGGGTGCAGGTTCAGCTTTCCCAGTATGTCCTGGCTCTGGGCGGGGCTCAGACAGAGGGCATCTTCAG AGTGCCTGGAGACATCGATGAAGTGAACGCGCTGAAGCTCCAAGTGGACCAGTGGAGGATCCCAGAGAATCTCTCTGACCCCAATGTACCTG CCTCTCTAATGAAGCTGTGGTATCGGGAGCTGGAGGAACCGCTCATCCCCATGAACTTCTACATGCAGTGCGTCAGTAACTGTGACGACCCAGTGGCGGCCATCGCCGTGGTGCAGTCTCTTCCTGAGCTCAACAGGCTGGTGCTGTGCTACTTCATCCACTTCCTGCAG GTATTCGCTCAGCCATCCAACGTGGCTATCACCAAGATGGACGTGAACAACCTGGCCATGGTGATGGCGCCCAACTGTCTCCGGTGCCAATCCGACGACCCGCGGATCATCTTCGAGAACACGCGCAAGGAGATGTCCTTCCTGCGGATGCTCATCGTTCACCTGGACACCAGTTTCATCGAAGGGGTGGTGTAG